GGCGGCGGGTGGAGTCCTCTTCCCAGTCGCTGTTCTCGAGCTGGGTGGCCGGATCATAGCGGCCGTCGTCGAGGAAGTTCGCCGGCGCCTGATAGGACGAGGACTCGTCGTCATCGCTCGGCGAGGCATCGAAGCCCGCATCATAGGCGGACAGCCGCCCTTCCATGTCACGCACTACCTGCGGCTTGACGTCGAGATCCTGGGCGATGGCCTCGACCTCGTCGTTGTTCAGCCAGGCCAGACGCTTCTTGGCGCTGCGCAGGTTGAAGAACAGCTTGCGCTGGGCCTTGGTGGTGGCGATCTTGACGATGCGCCAGTTGCGCAGCACGAATTCGTGGATCTCGGCCTTGATCCAGTGCACCGCGAAGGACACCAGACGCACGCCCTGATGCGGGTCGAAGCGTTTGACGGCCTTCATGAGGCCCACGTTGCCTTCCTGGATCAGGTCCGCCTGGGGCAGGCCGTAGCCGGAATAGCTGCGGGCAATATGCACCACGAAGCGCAGGTGCGACATGACCAGTCGGCGCGCCGCCTCGAGATCGTTCTCGTCGTGAAGGCGGAACGCCAGCTCACGCTCTTCGTCGGCAGTCAGCACGGCGATGCCGTTGACCGCCTGAATGTAACCATTCAGGTCGTGGCCCGGGGAAAGATGGCCAGCAGGCAGAAGACTGGTGCTCATGCAGGATGTCTCCAAGTTTGCCCTCAGTATCGTGCGCACAAGAACAGGTAGATCGCTCATGCGCGGGAGCGGACGTCATGATCCAGGCAAGGGGGTTCGGCCCAGACCATTAGATGACTAACGTTTCGCAGCTTTGACGCCCACCAGACCATAAAGTTCCGGTGAATGCCAGTCGCTCGCGCCTCTCGGCATGAAATGTCCGCATCGCCACGCAGTGTAGCCTACCGGGGGCGAATGTCAGCCAGGTGACGCGTGACCGCGATCCAGGCCCCCAGCAAACCGAGTAGTGTACTCGAAACCAGCAGCGTTGCCGAGCCTGCGCCATCCAGCGCAGGCATCGTGAAACTGGCCCCGTAACTCTCGGCCAGCGCCGTGGCCGGGGCACTCAGCCACTGCCGGCCCAGCGCCAGCAGCCCCCAGGCCAACAGGCCACCGCCGAGCCCGTACCAGGCGCCGCTGTACAAGAAGGGGCGACGCACGAAGCCGTGGGTGGCCCCAAGCAGGGTCACGACCTCGATTTCCTGACGTCGGCTCTCCACCGCCAGCCGGATGGTATTGCCCACCACCAAGAGCACGCCCAACCCGAACAGCAGGCCGAGCGCCAGCGTCATGCGCCGACCAAGCTCGGCGAGGCGCTTGAGACGCTCGAGCCAGGCAAGATCCAGCCGCACCTCGTCGACGCCGCCGACCGCCTCCAGCTCGGTGGCCAGGGCGCGCATCGCCGCAGGCGATGCATCCCGCGGCGACACCACCACGCTTGCCGGCAAGGGGTTGCGATCGAGCCGCGCCAGGGCGTCCTCGAGCCCGAGCGCCTGCTGGAACTCGGCCATCCCCTCGGCGGCCGTGATCAATCGTACCGCCTCGACCGCGGGTGCCGCCCCCAGCGCCTCGGCCACCCGCATCGCCTCGCCCTCGTCGACGTCGCTTGTCAGGTAGGCCGTCAGGGTGGCGCTCTCGTCGAGCTCGGCATCCAGCAGCCGCGCGCCGTCCAGGGTCAGCCAGAGCGCGGTAGGCAACATCAGGGCGATGGCGATGGCCAGCATGGTCAAGAGGCTCGCCACGGGAGTGCGCAGCAGCCGGCCGGCGCTGTCCAGGCACATCGCCCGATGGTGGCGAGCCCAGGCACCGAGCCGGCTGCGCAGCGCGGTGCGCTGACTGCGGGCGCCGCGACGGGGTGACGGGCGAGCCGCCTGACCGCTCTCGCGCTTACTCATGAGGCCTCCTGATCGCCGACCAGGCGCCCGTCGCGCAGGCGCAATACCCGGTGACGCAGCCGGGCGATGAGCGCCAGGTCGTGGCTGGCGATCAGCACCGTGGTGCCGATGCGATGGAAGTCCTCGAACAGCGTCATGATGTCGGCGGAGAGCTGGGGATCGAGATTGCCGGTCGGCTCGTCGGCCAGCAGCAGGGCCGGCTTGTTGACCACCGCCCGGGCGATGCCGACCCGCTGCTGCTCGCCGCCGGAGAGCTCGATGGGCAGCGCCTTCTCGCGATGCAGAAGCCCCACCTTGTCCAGCGCCGCCCGGGTGCGGCGCGCCACGTCACGGGGCTCGGCCCCCTGGATCTGAAGGGGCAGCGCCACGTTGGCGAAGACGTCCCGGTCGAAGAGCAGCTGATGATCCTGGAAGACCACGCCGATCTGGCGCCGGTAGAAGGGCACCTGGCTCGAGTGCAGCGTCGCAATGTCGTGGCCGGCCACCCGCACCTTGCCGCGAGACGGGCGTTCCAGGCGCATGATCAGACGCAAGAGCGAGCTCTTGCCGGCCCCGGAGTGGCCGGTCAGGAAGACCATCTCGCCGCGCCGGACCCGGAAGTCGATATTGGCCAGGGCCTCGAAGCGCCCGCCGTAGCGCTTGCCGACGTGCTCGAAGGCGATCATGGCATCAGGCTCACTCGCCGCGGCCCTGATCGAAGAGCGCATCGACGAAGTCACGGCCGGCGAAGGGCCGCAGGTCATCGACGGTCTCACCGACGCCGATATAGCGGATCGGCGTGCCGAGCTGCTTGGCCAGGGCGAAGATGATGCCGCCCTTGGCGGTGCCGTCGAGCTTGGTCAGGGTGATGCCGGTGACCGGCACCGCCTCGTTGAAGGTGGCGGCCTGGGACAGGGCGTTCTGGCCGGTGCCGGCATCGAGCACCAGCATCACCTCATGGGGCGCGGCGGCGTCGAGCTTGCCCATCACCCGCTGCACCTTCTTGAGCTCCTCCATCAGGTGGCTCTTGTTGTGCAGGCGGCCGGCGGTGTCGGCGATCAGCACGTCGACGCCGCGCGCCTTGGCCGCGGAGAGGGCGTCATAGATCACCGAGGCGCTATCGGCGCCGGTGTGCTGGGCGATCACCGGCACCTCGTTGCGCTCGCCCCACACCTTCAGCTGCTCCACGGCGGCGGCGCGGAAGGTATCGCCGGCGGCCAGCATCACGCTGCGACCCTGGCCCTGGAAGCGCTTGGCCAGCTTGCCGATGGTGGTGGTCTTGCCGACGCCATTGACGCCGACCATCAGGATCACGAAGGGCCCCTGCCCCTTCTCCGGCAGTACCAGGTCCTTGGCCACCGGCTCGAGCAGCGCGGCGAGCTCCTCCTGCAGGGCCTCATAGAGGGCCTGAGGCTCCTTGAGTTCCTTGCGGGAGACCCGGGCGGTGAGCCGGTCGATGATCTCGGTGGTGGCCTCGATGCCCACGTCCGCCATCAGGAGCTGAGTCTCGAGATCCTCCATCAGCTCGTCGTCGATCTGCTTCTTGCCGAGGAACAGATCGGCCACGCCCTCGCTCAGGTTAGCGCGTGTCTTGCCCAGGCCTTCCTTGATGCGGGCGAACCAGCCCTTCTTCTTGCCCTTCTCCGGTTCGGCGGCTTTCTGAGGCTGTGCGGCTCTCTTGTCGTCGCGAGCGGCGGCACGCGGCGCAGGCTCGGGCTCGGGGGCAACATCTGCGGACGTTTTTGCCGGCGCCGGCATCGGCTCCGCGTCAGCCGCCGACTCGTCTCTCGGCTCGTCTTTCAGTGCAGGCGTCGGCTCGGGCGCCGGCTGTTGCGCACGCTCGACCTCGGCGTCGGCCTCGACGGCCGGGGCGGAAGCGACCGGCCGCTCGTCCACCTCGGGCTCGATGACGGTTTCCGGGGCCTGCTCGGCGACCGGCCCGTCGGTCGCGCCGTTTTGGTGCGCATTGATGGTCGCTTCAGCGGCCTCAGCAACCGGCTCGTCGGTCGCGTCGTCCGCAGCCGGGCGCTCATCGTGAGCACTGGCGGGCGCCTCGGCCACCGGGGGCTCCGAGGCGCGAGTCTCGACGGGGCGCTCGGCGGTAGCGGCGCTCGTCGATGACGCCTCATCGGCGGCGTCTTCTGTCGCGTCGGGGGTGATCGCCTGATCCGGCGCCTGGTCCTGCGGTGCCGGGTCCTGCTTCTTCTTGCGCTTGAAAAATCCGAACATGGGCGTGATCTGGTCTCGAGTGCGGAGAATCGGGCCATCGTACCATCGCCGACCATGACTGTGGACAAGGCCCCGGGTACAATTAGCCGACCATGAAACAACGTCGATCCTCTTCATCACGCCCCCGCCGCCAAGGCAAGGCCCAGGGCAGCCGCGCGAACGCCGGCCGCCGGAACGCCGGCCGCCTGAGAATCATCGGCGGCGACTATCGGCGCCGCATGCTTCCGGTGCTCGATCATCCCGGCCTGCGCCCGACGCCGGACCGGGTCCGCGAGACCCTGTTCAACTGGCTGTCCACCGCCACCCCCGGCGCCCGGGTGCTGGATCTCTACGCCGGGACCGGCGCGCTGGGCCTCGAAGCGTTGTCCCGCGGCGCTCGGGAGGCGCTGTTCATCGAGCAGAGCGCCCCGGTCGCCCGAGCGCTCGAGGCGAACATCGCCACCCTGGGGGCCAGCGGGCGCGTCATCACCGCCGCCGCCGAAGCCTTTCTCGACGGCGTGCCCGGCGGCGCCTCGGGTAACGGCAAGGCCCCCTTCGATCTGGTCTTTCTGGACCCGCCCTTCCGCCAGGGCCTGGCCGAGCAGAGCTGTCGCAGACTCGCCGACGGCGGCTTGCTGGCCCCAGGAGCCTTCGTCTACCTGGAGGTCGAGGCGACGCTTGATCCCGCGGTGCCGGAGGGCTGGCTACTGCACCGAGAAGTGCGGGCCGGCGACAGCACCGGACGGCTCTACCGTCTGCCCTAGACGACGCTTGCCGCGTCGCGCCACCCGTCGTACGCTGCGCCCTGACCACCACCCGTCTGCCAGTGAGGGCAGACCGTCATCAGGAGAACCAGGATGAGCATTGAACTCTTCAATCAGCTCGAGCAGCAGGTCAGCAATGCCGTCGACGCGATCGAAATGCTGAAGATGGAGGCCGAGGAGCTGCGTGAGGAGAACACCCGGCTCAAGCAGGAGCACGATGAGTGGGAACAGCGCCTGAACGGCCTGCTGAGCAAGTTCCAGGCCCTCGAGACCAGCAACAGCAGCGAAACCAGCGCCTGAACGGCGCTCCGCTGGATCGCCTTACTCGATGACCGACACGAAGACGCCGCCCATCGGGCGGCGTCTTCGTGTTGGCGACCACGGGCGTCATGGCGCCCCGGCCTGACACTGCAGGATGGCATCGCCTAGAGCGCGCACCCCATCAGCAGCGCATCCTCTCTCGGGCCCGATGCCTCTGAAGACGGATAGTAGCCCCGCCGCCGCCCCTCCTCGATGAAACCAAGCCCCCGATAGAGCGCCAGCGCCGGCGCATTGCTCGCACGCACCTCCAGCAGCAGCCGTTCGCTGCCCCAGGTCGTCGCCGTGGAGATCAGGGCCTCGAGCAGCGCCCGGGCCACGCCCCGGCGTCGCGCCGCAGGTGCCACGGTGATCGCCTGCAGCTCGGCCTCGAAGGGCAGGCGGGCCAGCACGGCATAACCGATCAGCGCGCCCCCCTCGTCCAGCAGGCCGACGACTTCATGATCCTCTGCGACGAGCGCCTCGGCGAGCTGACGCTCGGACCAGGGATTCGACTGACCGGCCTGCTCCACCGCCACCACGGCGCCCTGCCAGGCGGGCGTCAGCACGATCACCTCATCCGCCCTCGCCGCACTGGCCATGCTCATGGAACGGCATCCTCATCACGTCTGGCCGTCTGACCCGCCGCCACCTCCGCCTGAGTCTCTTGCCAGGCCTCGCCCCAGGCGCGCAGCGTCGGCCACAGGGCCCGCTTCGCCTCGGCGCCGGCGGCCAGTGCCTCCAGCGACGGCCCCTGCCAGGCGGGCAGCTCGAGCAGGGGGCAATAGTCGGCCTCGAGGCCCAGCACCCGGGACAGGGTGTCATCCTCACCGAACACCAGCAGCCGCTCGGGCCGCCAGCCCTGACGACGCCGTCCCTCGAGGAAGGCCCGCAGGCCGTCCCGGGCCTCCTCCAGGGGAGCGGCGACCGGCAGCTCGTCCATCATCGGCCAGCGAAAGTGCTGGAACGCCGGCATCTCGGCGGGCCGGATGCCGGCGGCACGCAGCAGGTTCGCCAGGAGGCGCCGAGGCATGGCCTCCGGCGGCGCCTCGGCGGGCAGCACCAGCAACCAGCGCCCCTCGAGGGCGGCGATCTGCAACGAGAAGCGCAGCGCTTCGCCGGGCGTCGACTCGGCCGCCTCCTCGACGGGAGCGTCCGGGGCCGCATGCCGCTTGGGGCCGGCTGGTGCCTCGTCATGCGCCGACGACGCCGGCGAAGCGTCCGGAGACGCCACGGGCGTATCGCCGGCCAGCAGCGCCCGCGCCCTGCCGGCGCCCCTGGCGGCGGGGGCCTCCTCGCCTCTGGCCCCATCCCGAGACGCCACAGACGCATCCTTGCCCTGCTGCGAAGGGGTAGACCTCGGGGCGGAGGCATCGTCGATCAACGCCTGCAGCCGCGCGGCATGGGGCTGCGGCGCCGGCGCCGCCGGCGCCTCCCAATCGCAGGCCTCGGTGGGGGCGGCATTGGGCAGGCGGTAGCGCCCGACCCAGGCGGTCAGACCCATCGCCTCGAGATACTGCAGGCGCTGCGGTTCGTTCACGAGCGGCCGCCACCCCGGCAGTTGGGGGAATCGGGACGCGCCTCGCCGCGGCTCTGCCACTCCTCGGCGGTGTAGAGGTGCAGCGCCAGGGCATGCACCGGCCCTGCCAGCTCGTCGGCCAGCAGCGCATAGATCATCTGATGACGCTTGACCGGCATCAGGCCGGCGAAGCGGTCGGACACCAGGGTGACCTTGAAATGGGTCTCGGAGTTGGCCGGCACATGGTGCATGTGGCTCTCGTTCTCGACCGTCAGATGGACCGGCTCGAGGGTCTTAAGCGTGTCTTCGATGCGCGCCTGAACGCTCATGACGGGGCCTCGCACTGATGGATGGGAAGAATGATGAAGGGTTCGATGTCCGCTGCGATAAACGCACCGTCATTGTACCCGCCTAATCGGAGCTCGGCGATGCGACCTGAGGCGAGGCCATCGTCAGCGGGATGCGGCGCAGGCTGACCGCCAGCGACAGGCCGCAGGCTAGGCAGGCGATCCACAGCGAGGCCTGGACGTCTCCGCCCCGGGACGCCAGGCAGAGCCCGACCAGCGCCACCCCCAGCGACTGGCCGATGGTGCGGGTGGTGCCCATCATGCCCGAGGCATTGGCGCTGTAATCATGACTGACGTTGAGCATCACCTCGCGATTGTTCGGCGCCTGAAAGAGCCCGAAGCCGAGCCCGCACAGGGCCATGCGCCACAGGCTGTCGGCAAGGCTCGCCTCGGCCGGCAGCAGCGCCAGACAGGCGAGCCCGACCAGCAGGACGGCGAGCCCCAGGGTCGAGAGCACGGCGGGATTGACGCGATCGGCGAGGCGCCCGGCCAGCGGCGCGGCCAGCATGATGGTCAGCGGCCAGGGCGTGAACAGCCAGGCGGTCTCCAGCGGCGAATAGCCCATCTGCTGCTGGTAGAGAAACGACAGGGCGACGAAGGCCAGGCCCTGGGCGACGAAGGTCAGCCCAGAGACCGTGAGCGCCAGCGAGAAGCGCGGCGCCGCGAACATGGTAAGGGGCAGGAGCGGATAGCGCGCTCTACGCTGGCGGCGCAGGAAGAGCCCACCGGCCACCAGACTCACCGCCAGGCAGCTTGTCACACGAGGCCAGCCGGCGCCGTGGCCGAGGCCATCCATGGCCAGAAAGGCACTGGCCAGGGTGGCCGCCGAGAGCCCCGCGCCCAAGGCATCGAAGCCGCCCGCGCGGCGCGGCTCCGCCGGCAGGGCCCGCCAGGCAAGCCCGAAGGCGAGACATCCCAGCGGCACGTTGAGGGCGAACAGCCAGGGCCAGTCGGCCACGGCCAGCACCAGGCCGCCAAGCGTCGGGCCCGAGGCATAGCCGCCGGCCACCACCAGGGCGCTGAGCCCCATGGCACTGCCCAGCAGTCGCGAGGGAAAGATCAGCCGATACAGCGAGGGGCCGATCGACAGGGTCGCCGCGGCCCCCAGCCCCTGCAAGGCCCGGCAGGCCAGCAGCATCTCGAAGGAGGTGGAGAGCCCGGCCCCCAGGGCGGCCAGGGTGAAGAGGGAAAGCCCCGCCAAATAGAGCCGGCGACGACTGACGATCTCGCTGAGCGCCGCGCACAGCAGCAGACTCGCCGCGCACACCACCTGGAAGAGGCTGATCACCCACACCGAGCGCGAGGCATCGATGCCCAGATCACGACCGATCGACGGCAGGGCGATGTTGATCATGGTGGCATCGATCACCGCCATGCTGGTGCCGGTGACCAACGCCAGCACCGCCAGGCGTCGCTCGCGGCCAGGCAGGCCGTCGTCTTCGGGGCGGGTCTCGAACAGTCGCTTCATGAGCCTTCGTCGCACGAAATGGGTGATGGGTGACGGATGAGGCACCGCTGCCACGGTACCCAACGAAAAAAACCGGCCGCGGCCGGTTTTTTCAGAGACAGGACGAGGCGCAGAGCCCCGTCGGCAGAACCGGTCGGCTAGTCCTGCTCGTGCTCGGCGATCAGCTCGTCGTCGATCTCACCGACCTCCAGCGGCGCCTCGTCATCGAGGTCGACCGCCAGGTAGCTGTGCTCCACGTGCACGAAGCGCTGGAACAGCGCCCAGTCGAGGGTCTCGGGCCACTGGCGGCGATCCTCTTCCCAGGCCTCGAGCTCGGACTCCAGGATCTCCAGATAGCGTTCGCGCACGAAGCCCTCGAGGGCCTCCGGTGAGTCCATCTCGGGAATCAGGTAGACGGTGTTCTCGCGATCGACATCCGCAAGGGTCAGGTCATCGTCGCCCACCGTGGGTTCCAGGGAGTTGATCCAGTCCACGAACAGCTGGGTCGGCTTGACGCTCAGAGCGGAGCGGTTGAGCAGTTTCATTGGACTCTCCTCGACAGGCATGCCACGACGGCTAAAACGACGACCATTATGGGTGCTGAAACCGTACGTTACCAACACTTCCCGGCGTGCTCGACGAATCCGGGCAGCCAAGGCAGGCCAACCCGTTCTCCCGATGCCTCCGGGCGCCCGGGACGGCACCGGAGCGAACCTCTTTTTTCAGGGAGAAAAAAAGGAGCGCCCAGGGAAGGGTTCACCGCGTGTTCGCGGTGGTGCCTTCCCCGGGCGTCGCGAGGCCTGTCGCTCAATCCACCTCGGGGCGCATCGCCGGGAACAGCAATACGTCGCGGATCGAGGGGCTGTCGGTGAACAGCATCACCAGCCGGTCGATGCCGATGCCCTCGCCGGCGGTCGGCGGCAGGCCGTACTCGAGCGCGCGGACATAGTCGGCATCGTAGTACATGGCCTCGAGATCCCCGGCCTCCTTCTCGGCGACCTGCGCCTTGAAGCGCTCGGCCTGGTCCTCGGCATCGTTGAGCTCCGAGAAGCCGTTGGCGATCTCGCGCCCGCCAATGAAGAACTCGAAGCGATCGGTGACG
The genomic region above belongs to Halomonas sp. YLGW01 and contains:
- the rpoH gene encoding RNA polymerase sigma factor RpoH, which encodes MSTSLLPAGHLSPGHDLNGYIQAVNGIAVLTADEERELAFRLHDENDLEAARRLVMSHLRFVVHIARSYSGYGLPQADLIQEGNVGLMKAVKRFDPHQGVRLVSFAVHWIKAEIHEFVLRNWRIVKIATTKAQRKLFFNLRSAKKRLAWLNNDEVEAIAQDLDVKPQVVRDMEGRLSAYDAGFDASPSDDDESSSYQAPANFLDDGRYDPATQLENSDWEEDSTRRLRAALGELDERSQDILTRRWLNEPKATLHDLADVYGVSAERIRQLEKNAMKKIKQQIGDALVA
- the ftsX gene encoding permease-like cell division protein FtsX translates to MSKRESGQAARPSPRRGARSQRTALRSRLGAWARHHRAMCLDSAGRLLRTPVASLLTMLAIAIALMLPTALWLTLDGARLLDAELDESATLTAYLTSDVDEGEAMRVAEALGAAPAVEAVRLITAAEGMAEFQQALGLEDALARLDRNPLPASVVVSPRDASPAAMRALATELEAVGGVDEVRLDLAWLERLKRLAELGRRMTLALGLLFGLGVLLVVGNTIRLAVESRRQEIEVVTLLGATHGFVRRPFLYSGAWYGLGGGLLAWGLLALGRQWLSAPATALAESYGASFTMPALDGAGSATLLVSSTLLGLLGAWIAVTRHLADIRPR
- the ftsE gene encoding cell division ATP-binding protein FtsE, with amino-acid sequence MIAFEHVGKRYGGRFEALANIDFRVRRGEMVFLTGHSGAGKSSLLRLIMRLERPSRGKVRVAGHDIATLHSSQVPFYRRQIGVVFQDHQLLFDRDVFANVALPLQIQGAEPRDVARRTRAALDKVGLLHREKALPIELSGGEQQRVGIARAVVNKPALLLADEPTGNLDPQLSADIMTLFEDFHRIGTTVLIASHDLALIARLRHRVLRLRDGRLVGDQEAS
- the ftsY gene encoding signal recognition particle-docking protein FtsY; the encoded protein is MFGFFKRKKKQDPAPQDQAPDQAITPDATEDAADEASSTSAATAERPVETRASEPPVAEAPASAHDERPAADDATDEPVAEAAEATINAHQNGATDGPVAEQAPETVIEPEVDERPVASAPAVEADAEVERAQQPAPEPTPALKDEPRDESAADAEPMPAPAKTSADVAPEPEPAPRAAARDDKRAAQPQKAAEPEKGKKKGWFARIKEGLGKTRANLSEGVADLFLGKKQIDDELMEDLETQLLMADVGIEATTEIIDRLTARVSRKELKEPQALYEALQEELAALLEPVAKDLVLPEKGQGPFVILMVGVNGVGKTTTIGKLAKRFQGQGRSVMLAAGDTFRAAAVEQLKVWGERNEVPVIAQHTGADSASVIYDALSAAKARGVDVLIADTAGRLHNKSHLMEELKKVQRVMGKLDAAAPHEVMLVLDAGTGQNALSQAATFNEAVPVTGITLTKLDGTAKGGIIFALAKQLGTPIRYIGVGETVDDLRPFAGRDFVDALFDQGRGE
- the rsmD gene encoding 16S rRNA (guanine(966)-N(2))-methyltransferase RsmD gives rise to the protein MKQRRSSSSRPRRQGKAQGSRANAGRRNAGRLRIIGGDYRRRMLPVLDHPGLRPTPDRVRETLFNWLSTATPGARVLDLYAGTGALGLEALSRGAREALFIEQSAPVARALEANIATLGASGRVITAAAEAFLDGVPGGASGNGKAPFDLVFLDPPFRQGLAEQSCRRLADGGLLAPGAFVYLEVEATLDPAVPEGWLLHREVRAGDSTGRLYRLP
- a CDS encoding cell division protein ZapB → MSIELFNQLEQQVSNAVDAIEMLKMEAEELREENTRLKQEHDEWEQRLNGLLSKFQALETSNSSETSA
- the rimI gene encoding ribosomal protein S18-alanine N-acetyltransferase; the encoded protein is MSMASAARADEVIVLTPAWQGAVVAVEQAGQSNPWSERQLAEALVAEDHEVVGLLDEGGALIGYAVLARLPFEAELQAITVAPAARRRGVARALLEALISTATTWGSERLLLEVRASNAPALALYRGLGFIEEGRRRGYYPSSEASGPREDALLMGCAL
- a CDS encoding BolA/IbaG family iron-sulfur metabolism protein yields the protein MSVQARIEDTLKTLEPVHLTVENESHMHHVPANSETHFKVTLVSDRFAGLMPVKRHQMIYALLADELAGPVHALALHLYTAEEWQSRGEARPDSPNCRGGGRS
- a CDS encoding MFS transporter gives rise to the protein MKRLFETRPEDDGLPGRERRLAVLALVTGTSMAVIDATMINIALPSIGRDLGIDASRSVWVISLFQVVCAASLLLCAALSEIVSRRRLYLAGLSLFTLAALGAGLSTSFEMLLACRALQGLGAAATLSIGPSLYRLIFPSRLLGSAMGLSALVVAGGYASGPTLGGLVLAVADWPWLFALNVPLGCLAFGLAWRALPAEPRRAGGFDALGAGLSAATLASAFLAMDGLGHGAGWPRVTSCLAVSLVAGGLFLRRQRRARYPLLPLTMFAAPRFSLALTVSGLTFVAQGLAFVALSFLYQQQMGYSPLETAWLFTPWPLTIMLAAPLAGRLADRVNPAVLSTLGLAVLLVGLACLALLPAEASLADSLWRMALCGLGFGLFQAPNNREVMLNVSHDYSANASGMMGTTRTIGQSLGVALVGLCLASRGGDVQASLWIACLACGLSLAVSLRRIPLTMASPQVASPSSD